A stretch of the Lactuca sativa cultivar Salinas chromosome 9, Lsat_Salinas_v11, whole genome shotgun sequence genome encodes the following:
- the LOC111896808 gene encoding RING-H2 finger protein ATL66, with the protein MANDGSQTFHWQDDDLDDDNFQIHGRTLLYIVVLFSIILLITFIFFLYARCVVRSRSSSADNAVSTSSLTRNSPPSSQPQGLDAATINSIPITIYHRSPTTTGLSSSETNESSECSICLGVFEEGDKVKVLQSCCHCYHCDCVDKWLITHSSCPMCRASVRVESPV; encoded by the coding sequence ATGGCAAACGATGGGTCTCAAACATTTCATTGGCAGGATGACGACCTCGACGACGATAACTTCCAAATCCACGGCCGCACACTTCTCTACATAGTCGTCCTCTTTTCCATTATCCTCCTGATAactttcatcttcttcctctACGCTCGCTGTGTTGTCCGCTCCCGCTCCTCCTCCGCCGACAACGCCGTCAGCACTTCCTCCCTTACACGGAACTCGCCACCTTCATCTCAGCCACAAGGTCTCGATGCAGCCACGATCAACAGCATCCCGATCACTATTTACCATCGGTCTCCGACGACGACGGGCTTGAGTTCTTCGGAGACGAATGAGTCTTCAGAATGCAGTATTTGCCTTGGAGTTTTCGAAGAAGGGGATAAAGTGAAGGTGTTGCAGAGTTGCTGCCATTGTTATCATTGTGACTGTGTCGACAAGTGGTTGATTACCCATTCGAGTTGTCCTATGTGCAGAGCTTCTGTTCGAGTTGAGTCACCGGTTTGA